In Myxococcales bacterium, one genomic interval encodes:
- a CDS encoding transposase — protein MPSPVYERRRPETTTLYHVVQENLDTLYGAVQDGALAIALPKFVRKELEGYLACGLLCHGFARLKCGSCEETRLVPFSCKGRGFCPSCLGRKMSATAAHLIEDVLPAVDLRQWVLTVPFAWRKRLGYDGPLVSALTRIFVQTVLGFYRERGGGSPRGQSGAVIAVQRTSSDLKLNPHVHAVFLDGAYRDKGEELDFRAVGHLSTRDVAAVLERTRDRMVKYLRRRGLLLEDGDAEGEGDGLAVLAASAVSGTTPPAGPEWRRGALPFERRGMVFERPLCVALDGFTLHAATRAGGHDVAGREALLKYVLRPAVAQERVTRGPDGLVRITLKKPFSDGTVAVDMDPLSLLSRLAASVPAPRFHTVRYAGVLASASKLRPRLAPKPAVVPPENAAPMPERPRRGAYRPWAELLKRTFGFDVLTCPCCGGSMKLLAIVTDPKSVARYLRGIGEPTDVPQRTPARGPPYWQSRVLRRGAGSVEAAE, from the coding sequence GTGCCCTCTCCGGTCTACGAGCGTCGAAGACCAGAGACGACAACGCTCTATCACGTGGTGCAGGAGAACCTCGACACGCTGTATGGCGCGGTGCAGGACGGGGCCCTCGCGATCGCGTTGCCCAAGTTCGTGAGGAAGGAGCTCGAAGGCTATCTGGCGTGCGGCCTGCTTTGCCACGGCTTCGCACGCCTCAAGTGTGGGAGCTGCGAAGAGACGCGGCTCGTGCCGTTCAGCTGTAAGGGCCGTGGCTTCTGTCCCTCGTGCCTGGGCCGGAAGATGAGCGCCACCGCGGCGCATCTCATCGAGGACGTGCTGCCAGCGGTGGATCTCCGGCAGTGGGTGCTCACAGTGCCTTTTGCGTGGCGAAAGCGCCTCGGGTATGACGGGCCGTTGGTCTCGGCGCTGACGCGGATCTTCGTGCAGACGGTGCTCGGGTTCTACCGTGAGCGGGGCGGTGGATCTCCACGCGGACAGAGCGGAGCGGTGATCGCGGTACAGCGAACCTCTTCCGATCTGAAGCTGAACCCGCACGTGCACGCGGTGTTCCTCGACGGCGCATATCGGGACAAGGGCGAGGAGCTCGACTTTCGCGCGGTCGGGCACCTGTCGACGCGGGACGTGGCGGCGGTGCTGGAGCGTACGCGCGACCGGATGGTGAAGTACCTTCGTCGTCGGGGCCTTCTCCTCGAGGACGGCGACGCGGAGGGCGAGGGCGACGGTCTGGCCGTGCTCGCCGCGTCCGCCGTATCGGGCACGACGCCGCCCGCCGGTCCCGAGTGGCGCCGCGGCGCGCTGCCCTTCGAGAGACGGGGGATGGTGTTCGAGCGACCGCTGTGCGTCGCGCTCGATGGCTTCACGCTTCACGCGGCGACGCGCGCCGGCGGGCACGACGTGGCCGGCAGAGAGGCGCTGTTGAAGTACGTGTTGCGTCCCGCAGTCGCGCAGGAACGGGTGACACGCGGCCCGGACGGACTCGTGAGGATCACGCTCAAGAAGCCCTTCTCCGACGGGACCGTGGCGGTGGACATGGATCCGCTCTCGCTCCTCAGCCGCCTCGCGGCGTCGGTACCCGCGCCGCGCTTTCACACCGTTCGGTACGCGGGCGTGCTCGCGTCGGCGAGCAAGCTCCGGCCCCGTCTCGCCCCGAAGCCCGCGGTGGTCCCACCGGAGAACGCGGCGCCCATGCCCGAGAGGCCGCGTCGAGGCGCCTACCGCCCGTGGGCCGAGCTCCTGAAGAGGACATTTGGGTTCGACGTGCTGACGTGCCCATGCTGCGGGGGGAGCATGAAGCTGCTCGCGATCGTCACCGATCCGAAGAGCGTCGCTCGCTATCTGCGAGGCATCGGCGAGCCGACGGACGTGCCGCAGCGAACCCCGGCTCGTGGACCTCCGTACTGGCAGAGTCGCGTGCTTCGGCGAGGTGCCGGCAGCGTCGAGGCTGCTGAGTAA
- a CDS encoding aminoglycoside phosphotransferase family protein: protein MLNRSGFSPLRVISIERLWTIAKTGFCGIVVGSSAWTGMDEQGQRDAVKRLCSWSTFVFARISLDGLGEAVARELPSLLELGLGRSSSDRFCHGSGANLTPADVELIRASAALLALADATRFVPLGISREETLLLRLIAGHRQSLDGSVEVRRLRAAQMHGGRSKARVFMLQGEEGRPFVVKLDEPSELLKELQLHQNWIAAWEPNVTDPVIYHHEGLSGLSYRLQPHPDGTNRPAPTLENELERLLSMECFDRNDLGTDEALILGESLEAGISRASERLAELNKRPANGGGVVFWLHWPAAGLARRSVTHQVIGHDEQSFDLSAVVNKAMEVLAPLHDKGVVHGDIHGRNVLLVDRLPAFIDYATSGPGNPLVDLVRLDATVRHLVMRATVGERELVDLFVALYVTGTSAADLLASYPTLAASPASKLALTTAAKTRSCALGVAESFQCGVSEYLAMVAVIAAYALAMRAPGSAIERAILAAVAPALIGRSSAGAALGPACPPPVPA from the coding sequence ATGCTCAACAGAAGCGGATTTTCCCCTCTCCGGGTTATCAGCATAGAGCGGCTGTGGACCATCGCCAAAACGGGCTTTTGCGGCATCGTCGTAGGGTCATCAGCATGGACCGGTATGGACGAGCAAGGCCAACGCGATGCCGTCAAACGTCTGTGTTCCTGGTCGACGTTTGTGTTCGCACGGATCTCGCTGGACGGCCTCGGCGAGGCAGTCGCGCGCGAGCTTCCCTCTCTGCTAGAGCTCGGCCTTGGTCGTTCCTCCTCCGATCGTTTTTGTCATGGTAGTGGCGCTAACCTCACCCCGGCTGACGTCGAACTGATTCGGGCATCGGCTGCGCTCCTAGCCTTGGCCGATGCGACCAGGTTCGTTCCGTTGGGGATCTCGCGGGAGGAAACGCTGCTCCTGCGCCTAATCGCGGGGCACAGGCAGTCGCTCGACGGCAGCGTAGAGGTTCGTCGTCTCCGGGCCGCGCAGATGCACGGTGGGAGATCCAAAGCCCGTGTCTTCATGTTGCAGGGGGAAGAGGGTCGACCGTTCGTGGTGAAACTCGACGAACCGTCGGAGCTTCTCAAGGAACTTCAGCTCCATCAGAACTGGATCGCCGCATGGGAACCGAACGTGACGGATCCAGTCATCTACCATCACGAGGGTCTATCCGGGCTCTCATATCGATTGCAGCCCCACCCCGATGGGACCAACCGCCCGGCGCCGACACTTGAAAACGAGCTCGAGCGTCTGCTCAGTATGGAATGCTTCGATCGAAACGATCTGGGGACAGATGAGGCGTTGATACTCGGTGAATCGCTAGAAGCCGGGATCTCTCGCGCGTCGGAGCGACTGGCCGAGCTAAACAAGCGCCCAGCGAATGGGGGAGGGGTCGTGTTCTGGCTACATTGGCCAGCTGCCGGACTGGCAAGGCGTTCGGTCACCCACCAGGTTATCGGGCACGATGAGCAGTCCTTCGACCTCTCCGCAGTCGTGAACAAGGCCATGGAAGTGCTCGCACCGCTGCACGACAAGGGTGTTGTCCATGGTGACATTCACGGTCGGAACGTCTTGTTGGTTGATCGCCTACCGGCCTTCATCGACTACGCTACCAGTGGCCCAGGCAACCCGTTGGTAGACCTCGTCCGCCTCGACGCAACGGTTCGCCATCTCGTAATGCGCGCGACCGTCGGGGAGAGGGAGCTAGTCGATTTGTTCGTCGCGCTCTACGTGACGGGAACGTCTGCAGCGGACCTTCTCGCGAGTTATCCGACGCTAGCCGCGTCGCCGGCATCCAAGCTCGCTCTAACCACCGCTGCGAAGACCAGATCGTGCGCCCTCGGAGTGGCCGAGAGCTTCCAATGTGGGGTCAGCGAGTATCTCGCCATGGTAGCCGTGATTGCCGCCTACGCGCTCGCGATGCGAGCACCAGGCTCGGCGATCGAGCGCGCGATCTTGGCTGCGGTTGCTCCCGCGCTCATCGGCAGGTCGAGCGCGGGCGCCGCGCTTGGCCCCGCCTGTCCCCCGCCCGTCCCAGCGTGA
- a CDS encoding kelch repeat-containing protein has translation MQTPRSPRARLVTFMATPRLRLGLAIVVSCGGTPPSVPSDATSPTPTLSEAGAPAPLVDAASPSDAGGDGGSWSPLPALAGGPRQETAVVALGRKLYVIGGFDAKTEMSAAVEVFDPSAGTWSSAAPLPNALHHANAAAVDGKLYVVGALGSSFRALSLSIAYDPATNTWTPRASLPLGAERGASGVAVVGTKIYVAGGLRGGAVALFSAYDTTADTWEDLPAIPAPSDHLVAGAVGTTVYLIGGRQAAITSHTARVDAYDTLTRTWSARAPMPTSRGGAAAAVVGARVVVAGGEGDTSRPSGVFDQVESYEPATDRWTKLAPMRSPRHGTGAAAIGGKVYVPGGADRQAFGAVATFEAFTPFTP, from the coding sequence ATGCAAACCCCGCGCAGCCCTCGCGCACGGCTCGTCACGTTCATGGCGACACCTCGCCTGCGGCTCGGGCTCGCCATCGTCGTCTCCTGCGGGGGCACCCCCCCGAGCGTCCCCTCGGACGCGACCTCGCCCACGCCCACGCTCTCCGAAGCGGGCGCCCCGGCCCCGCTCGTCGACGCGGCCTCTCCCAGCGACGCGGGCGGCGACGGCGGCTCGTGGAGCCCGCTGCCGGCGCTCGCGGGCGGCCCCCGTCAGGAGACCGCGGTGGTGGCGCTCGGCAGGAAGCTTTACGTCATCGGCGGGTTCGACGCGAAGACCGAGATGAGCGCCGCCGTGGAGGTCTTCGACCCCAGCGCGGGCACGTGGTCGAGCGCGGCCCCGCTCCCAAACGCCCTCCACCACGCGAACGCCGCCGCTGTGGATGGCAAGCTCTACGTGGTGGGGGCGCTCGGGTCGTCCTTTCGCGCATTGAGCCTCTCGATAGCCTACGATCCTGCCACCAACACGTGGACACCCCGCGCGTCACTGCCTCTCGGCGCGGAGCGTGGAGCCTCGGGCGTGGCGGTCGTCGGCACCAAGATCTATGTGGCCGGCGGGCTCCGCGGCGGCGCCGTGGCTTTGTTCTCGGCCTACGACACGACCGCCGACACGTGGGAGGATCTCCCCGCCATCCCGGCGCCGAGCGATCACCTCGTGGCCGGCGCCGTGGGCACGACGGTCTACCTCATCGGCGGCCGTCAGGCGGCGATCACGAGCCACACAGCGCGCGTAGATGCCTACGACACGCTCACTCGCACGTGGAGCGCGCGGGCCCCCATGCCTACTTCGCGCGGCGGCGCCGCGGCGGCCGTCGTCGGCGCGCGCGTAGTGGTCGCCGGGGGAGAGGGCGACACGAGCCGCCCGAGCGGCGTGTTCGACCAAGTGGAGAGCTACGAGCCCGCGACCGACCGCTGGACCAAGCTCGCGCCGATGCGATCGCCGCGCCACGGCACCGGCGCCGCGGCCATCGGGGGCAAGGTGTACGTGCCCGGCGGAGCCGACCGGCAAGCCTTCGGCGCCGTGGCCACCTTCGAGGCGTTCACCCCGTTCACGCCGTGA
- a CDS encoding MerR family transcriptional regulator, protein MLPSPEMARERAPTPQEPTQPDASAHAAERELTIDELAEQTRVPSRTIRFYQSEGALPKPTIRGRVAYYSQVHVERLAQITQLQDRGLRIRAIRDVLERTAKGEFSLNEWIGSHDQLSSPWASDRPKVMTEAELGAELAGRRPGLLGELARVGAVERRGDAYLVESPARLGLLLRLDAVGMPLHTAEGAFALMQKQLGRLADDLTAYFMKNADALGDDVDTTYAELRPVSLEAVRLVFAREMERSQRSATESGAAAVLTKHKRQKARR, encoded by the coding sequence ATGCTCCCCTCTCCCGAGATGGCGCGCGAGCGAGCACCGACCCCCCAAGAACCGACCCAGCCCGACGCCTCGGCTCACGCGGCCGAGCGCGAGCTCACGATCGACGAGCTCGCCGAGCAGACCCGCGTGCCGAGCCGCACGATCCGGTTTTACCAGTCGGAGGGCGCGCTCCCGAAGCCGACGATCCGCGGGCGCGTGGCCTACTACAGCCAGGTTCACGTCGAGCGGCTCGCCCAGATCACGCAGCTCCAAGACCGCGGGCTCCGCATCCGGGCCATCCGCGACGTGCTCGAGCGCACCGCGAAGGGTGAGTTCTCGCTCAACGAGTGGATCGGCTCGCACGACCAGCTGTCGTCGCCGTGGGCCTCGGATCGCCCCAAGGTCATGACCGAGGCCGAGCTCGGCGCGGAGCTCGCGGGCAGGCGCCCCGGGCTCCTGGGTGAGCTCGCGAGGGTCGGCGCGGTCGAGCGGCGCGGCGACGCGTACCTCGTCGAGAGCCCCGCGAGGCTCGGCCTCCTGCTCAGGCTAGACGCGGTCGGCATGCCGCTCCACACCGCCGAGGGCGCCTTCGCGCTCATGCAGAAGCAGCTCGGCCGGCTGGCCGACGACCTCACCGCCTACTTCATGAAGAACGCCGACGCGCTCGGCGACGACGTCGACACCACGTACGCCGAGCTCCGTCCGGTGAGCCTCGAGGCCGTGCGGCTCGTGTTCGCTCGAGAAATGGAGCGCTCTCAGCGCAGCGCCACCGAGAGCGGCGCGGCCGCGGTGCTCACGAAACACAAGCGCCAGAAGGCGCGCCGCTAG